Part of the Dehalococcoidales bacterium genome is shown below.
CCTCTGCGAACGAAACTATCAAGTCCGGCTATATCTCACGCTCTAACACCAACCCTGCTTCCCAATCGGAGTTTTCGTGGCAGCACAAGCCAGAACTAACTAAGTGCGATGGGGTGTTCATCACACGCCGTCACACATCATCCCAAACATATACCGTTACTGTGTGCTCTGTCAAGTCTCTCATTCCCGCATGTCCCATGTCAAACCAGGTCATGCCCGTCACCCGGCAAGGTGCAGCCGGGCAGGTACGGTCAGCCAGTTGAGAAAGATGGGGAGCTTCGCCAACGATGATGGACGGACATTCCAGAGGACGCGGTGTACGGCTCGCATGTGGAGGGGGCTATTGCAGGACCCTGTAGCCGAGATTGACAGCCAGGCGCCATAGAATATATTATCAGTAACAAGGAGCGATGAGAATTCAGAATACACCATCGTAAATTGAAATGGGTGATTCAGTTTTGTCGTATAGCCCAGGCACAATAAAGGCAGAAGAAAAAGGAGGGAGAAGGCAGTGTTAATTGTCGTCTGTATCAAGGAGGTGCCGGATGCCGCCTATATCAACATCGACCCCGCTACCGGTACTCTGATAAGAGAAGGTGTGCCTTCCATTATCAATCCATTTGACAGTCATGCTTTGGAAGAGAGCCTGAGACTCAAAGAAAAACACGGGTTTCGGGTAGCAGCAATTTCCATGGGTCCCACCAGTGCCGAGGAAACCCTGAGAAATGCCCTGGCTATGGGGGTAGACGAGGTGGTACTTCTGAGTGACCCTGTTTTTAGCGGGTCTGATACCCTGGCTACTACTAAGGTTTTGGCTGAGGCTATCAAGCGACTTGCCGAGAAGGAAGAGGTCGCCATGGTGATTTGTGGCAAGCAGACCATTGATGGAGCCACGGCTCAGGTGGGGCCTGGCATTGCCACCCGTCTGAAATACTCCCAACTTACCCTGGTTGACCAGATTCAGAATGTGGATGACCAGGCCGGGAAAGTCAGAGTTCGGCGTATGCTGGAAGGGCGATATGAGATAGTAGAGGCAACACTGCCGGCCCTGATTACAGTGGTGCCGCAGATTAACACTCCTCGAGAACCTACGGTGCGTATGCAGATGATGGCTGAGGATGCCGAGGTGACATTGTGGGACAATGAGGTGATGAAGCTATCTAAGGAAAGTATCGGCGTAAAGGGTTCTCCAACCCGGGTACGCAAAATCTTTTCGCAGATAATGCCTGAGAGTGAGATATTGGGCGATGGCATCTATGACCCTGAGGGAGCAGCCCATTTGCTGATAGATACCCTGACCGAGGAAGATATCCTCTCCCTGTAATGGGTTTGAGGCAGAGCTAGAAAAAAGGGGGAGCCGATTATGGCAGAAGAAGAGTACAAAGGCGTATGGGTATTCGTGGAACAGACCGATGGCGAACCGGCTACGGTTTCCTGGGAACTGCTCAGTGTTGGCGCTGACCTTGCCAGGAAGCTGGATGTGGAGCTGTGCACCATGGTCATTGGTGATAATGTGGAACATCTATGCCAGGAATCATTTGCCTATGGGGCTTCTAAAGCCTACCTGATAGATGCTCCGGTATTTCATAATTACCGCACCGAGCCTTATTACAAGGCTGTTTGCTACCTGATAGACAAGTACAAACCGGAAGTTGTGTTATTGGGTTCCACCAGTCTGGGAAGGGATTTGACCGGCCCTGTGGCTACAGAACTCAATACTGGTTTGACCGAGGGTTGCACCGAACTGGACATCGATGAAAACAGGCTCCTGCTCCAGACCCGTCCAGCCTACAGCGGCAACATCATGGCTACCATCGTAAACGAACGCGCCAGGCCACAGATGGCCACAGTTCGCCCGCGCGCAATGGAGGTGCCGGAGAAAGATACCGCCCGCACGGGTGAGATTGTGCGTGAGTCTATGGACATTAGCGAAGAGGATATCGGTGTCAAGGTTTTAGAAGTAATCGATAGCAGCAAAGGCGAAGCCGGAGTCGTAGACATAACCGCAGCAGACATAATTGTCTGTGCCGGACGTGGCATACAGTCCATTGAGAATTTCCAGATGATACAGGAGTTGGCTGACGAACTGGGTGGCGCGGTGGCTTGCTCGCGTGCTGCGGTAGAAGATGGTCTGACACCTGTGGAGAGCTGGGTTGGCCAGAGTGGCACGACGGTCAGACCCAGGATTTACATTGCCTGCGGTGTCAGCGGTGCTATCCAGCACACGGCGGGTATGCGGGATTCCGATGTGATTATTGCAATCAACTATGACAAGCAGGCACCAATTTTTGAAGTGGCCACTTTTGGTATTGAGGGTGATGTCCTCCAGGTAGTTCCAGCCATCACCAGGTATGTCAGAGAGTTGCGTGCCCGGAAGTAAGTCAGTAAGAGATACACAAACGGGAGGAAGATCGTGTCACCCAAGACCATGATATTTGTGGGTATCTTTGTGGTAGCCGTGGTATTTTTTGGCTGGAGTCTATTCCGGCGTTTTCGGTGGGTAACACTCGGAACTGCCGATAATCGTTTCAACAATATTGGTAAGCGTACCTGGAACATGCTGCTCTACCCTCTTGCTCAGCGATGTACAGTTGCCCGGCGCTACCTTTTTGGGCTAAACCACGCCATCTTTTTCTGGTGTTTCTTAGTCCTGGTAATCCTCAACATCGAATTCGTGCTGAATGGTCTTTCTCAAGGTTTTATTAGCTTCTCTAAACTACCTGATGGTGCCTACTATACGTTGTCATTCATTTTTGACGTGGTATGGGTTATCGTCCTGGTATGTGTCTGCGTCGCTCTCGTGCGACGGATTGCCTTCCGCCCCAAATACATAGACCCAATAAACCTTGATGCCTCTATCACCCTGAGTTTGCTTGTTCTCCTGATGATTTCTTACTTTGGCATACATTCCAGTGAGATCGCCCAGGGAACGGAAAGAGCCGCCAACTACATGCCGGTGTCAGAGTTTCTGTCTTCCGTATTCTTCTCTGGTGCTTCAGCAGCAGGCCTGGATGTCACGGCCAATGTTTTCTGGTGGATTTATGCTATCGCATTTCTCAGTTTCCTGAACTATCTGGCCCATACCAAGCACATGCATATTCTTGCCGCTATTCCCAACCTTTTTTTCAGGAGCATAGAAAGGGTTACTACTCAACCCCGGGAAGATTTCAAGAAGGACGCCGCTCTTGGCATCGGACAGGTAAATCAATTTCGCTGGAAAGACCTCTTTGATTCTTATGCCTGTACTCACTGTGGTCGCTGCCAGGACAATTGCCCGGCTGCCCTCACGGACAAACCTCTCAATCCCAAATCAGTTATTCACGATATTTACGTCAATCTACTGAAGAACGGTCCGCTGCTGGTCAAAGGCGAAGAAGCGGCGCTACCGCTGATCGGCAACGGTGATGAAGGTACTGTGTCTGAGGACTCTATCTGGGCTTGCACTACCTGTGGCGCCTGTATGGAAGTATGTCCGGTATTCATCGAGCATGTGCCCAAACTCGTGGGTATGCGACGGAACCTGGTGCAAGAGCAGTCCAAATTCCCGGAGGAATTAAACAGCCTGTTCAAGAACATGAGGCAGCGTAGCAACCCCTGGGGTATTGCTCCCACTGACCGTGCCAAATGGGCGGCAGGAATTGATGCCAAACCATTTGAGGCCGGCAAGACCGAGTACTTATTCTACGTAGGTTGTGCTGGCGC
Proteins encoded:
- a CDS encoding electron transfer flavoprotein subunit beta/FixA family protein, which gives rise to MLIVVCIKEVPDAAYINIDPATGTLIREGVPSIINPFDSHALEESLRLKEKHGFRVAAISMGPTSAEETLRNALAMGVDEVVLLSDPVFSGSDTLATTKVLAEAIKRLAEKEEVAMVICGKQTIDGATAQVGPGIATRLKYSQLTLVDQIQNVDDQAGKVRVRRMLEGRYEIVEATLPALITVVPQINTPREPTVRMQMMAEDAEVTLWDNEVMKLSKESIGVKGSPTRVRKIFSQIMPESEILGDGIYDPEGAAHLLIDTLTEEDILSL
- a CDS encoding (Fe-S)-binding protein, with protein sequence MSPKTMIFVGIFVVAVVFFGWSLFRRFRWVTLGTADNRFNNIGKRTWNMLLYPLAQRCTVARRYLFGLNHAIFFWCFLVLVILNIEFVLNGLSQGFISFSKLPDGAYYTLSFIFDVVWVIVLVCVCVALVRRIAFRPKYIDPINLDASITLSLLVLLMISYFGIHSSEIAQGTERAANYMPVSEFLSSVFFSGASAAGLDVTANVFWWIYAIAFLSFLNYLAHTKHMHILAAIPNLFFRSIERVTTQPREDFKKDAALGIGQVNQFRWKDLFDSYACTHCGRCQDNCPAALTDKPLNPKSVIHDIYVNLLKNGPLLVKGEEAALPLIGNGDEGTVSEDSIWACTTCGACMEVCPVFIEHVPKLVGMRRNLVQEQSKFPEELNSLFKNMRQRSNPWGIAPTDRAKWAAGIDAKPFEAGKTEYLFYVGCAGAFDARAKQVTLAIARILDAAGISWGILGTDEKCCGDSVRRLGYEFVYDRMVKENIKIFQDRGVQKIITLCPHCFSTLKNDYRQYGMEWEVIHHTELIDRLLKEGKLELNGSKELSNVVFHDSCYLGRYNGIYEAPREALAAVNGKAPIEMGRHHNMGFCCGAGGGRMWMEETVGKRINVERVGEALKEDPETICVCCPYCITMFEDGLKDKKADAEVRVLDLAEIVAGALK
- a CDS encoding electron transfer flavoprotein subunit alpha/FixB family protein, encoding MAEEEYKGVWVFVEQTDGEPATVSWELLSVGADLARKLDVELCTMVIGDNVEHLCQESFAYGASKAYLIDAPVFHNYRTEPYYKAVCYLIDKYKPEVVLLGSTSLGRDLTGPVATELNTGLTEGCTELDIDENRLLLQTRPAYSGNIMATIVNERARPQMATVRPRAMEVPEKDTARTGEIVRESMDISEEDIGVKVLEVIDSSKGEAGVVDITAADIIVCAGRGIQSIENFQMIQELADELGGAVACSRAAVEDGLTPVESWVGQSGTTVRPRIYIACGVSGAIQHTAGMRDSDVIIAINYDKQAPIFEVATFGIEGDVLQVVPAITRYVRELRARK